The following coding sequences are from one Gemmatimonadaceae bacterium window:
- a CDS encoding PfkB family carbohydrate kinase: MTSSKRRIGVIGTFVWDVIYGRDARAVPVEEWGGISYAMAGLDAALPDDWEIVPLIKVGDDLAARAQAFFRALRHAAPDAALVEVAAPNQRVELRYHTEDRRSEFLSGGVPGWSWAGLKPLLDLARVEALYVNFLSGWELDLQTMLLLRQYFRGPIYCDLHMKVMAVQPNGLRTPEPLPNVADWCSCFDLLQVNEDEMAMMAPDPMALSATALAAGVSCLVVTLAKRGAVYFAAPGFDAIGDLPPRGGLSTSPRGGTGPLGAVRTALVPGAATRTGDPTGCGDVWGATYFSRLIAGDRLIDALTAAHRAAARNVEHRGATGLANFLRGELSLR, encoded by the coding sequence ATGACGTCATCCAAACGCCGCATCGGCGTGATCGGCACTTTCGTCTGGGACGTGATCTACGGCAGAGACGCTCGCGCCGTACCCGTCGAGGAATGGGGCGGCATCAGCTACGCCATGGCCGGCCTGGATGCCGCGCTTCCCGACGACTGGGAGATTGTGCCCCTCATCAAGGTGGGCGACGACCTCGCTGCGCGAGCGCAGGCCTTTTTCCGGGCGTTGCGTCACGCCGCGCCCGATGCGGCACTGGTCGAGGTCGCGGCGCCGAATCAACGCGTCGAGCTGCGCTACCACACGGAGGATCGGCGTAGCGAATTTCTCAGCGGTGGTGTGCCGGGATGGTCGTGGGCCGGGCTCAAGCCATTGCTCGATCTCGCGCGTGTCGAGGCGCTCTACGTGAATTTCCTGAGCGGGTGGGAGCTGGATCTCCAGACGATGCTCCTGCTTCGCCAGTACTTTCGGGGCCCCATCTACTGTGACCTGCACATGAAGGTCATGGCCGTCCAGCCGAATGGGCTGCGCACACCGGAGCCGCTGCCTAACGTGGCCGACTGGTGCAGCTGCTTCGACCTTCTACAGGTCAACGAGGACGAGATGGCGATGATGGCGCCGGATCCGATGGCGCTATCCGCGACGGCGCTCGCGGCGGGCGTTTCGTGTCTCGTCGTGACGCTCGCGAAGCGAGGCGCGGTGTATTTTGCGGCGCCGGGTTTCGACGCGATCGGCGACCTCCCGCCGCGCGGCGGATTGTCGACGTCGCCGCGGGGCGGTACGGGACCGCTCGGAGCAGTGCGAACCGCGCTCGTACCCGGGGCGGCGACCCGCACCGGGGATCCCACAGGTTGCGGGGACGTGTGGGGTGCAACGTATTTTTCTCGCCTCATTGCGGGCGACCGACTGATCGACGCGCTCACCGCCGCGCATCGTGCGGCGGCGCGCAATGTCGAGCACCGGGGAGCAACCGGACTCGCAAACTTTCTTCGCGGAGAGCTGAGCCTCAGGTGA
- a CDS encoding permease-like cell division protein FtsX: protein MPAARDAFSAFRRAPLLSALSITTIAFSLFAVGLFGLVVLNIRQALEKLEERVEIRAFVSEKTPVEQIALAAGDVARYPEVQSVDLVTQEQALERARRELGEFKDVFEAEFLPPSIDIRLKPGYRDPESVKQVAARLKALPIVDDVRFGEEWIAQLYRLRNIAGVAGVALGLAFAAVAVIIIGSTIRMAVLARSREISIMRLVGATDGYIRRPFLIEGFMKGVLGGALALCLTWLAIWIVGAYLNFQTVFFDQTIAIVGLAGGAMMGFFGSAFSVGRHLRRV from the coding sequence ATGCCAGCAGCTCGCGACGCCTTCTCCGCCTTTCGGCGTGCCCCGCTTCTCAGCGCGTTGAGCATAACGACGATTGCGTTTTCACTCTTCGCCGTTGGTCTGTTCGGGCTTGTCGTGCTCAACATTCGTCAGGCGCTGGAGAAGCTCGAGGAGCGCGTCGAGATTCGGGCCTTCGTATCGGAGAAGACACCGGTCGAGCAGATCGCGCTCGCTGCGGGTGACGTCGCCAGATATCCAGAGGTGCAGAGCGTCGATCTCGTGACGCAGGAGCAAGCGCTCGAGCGCGCGCGGCGCGAGCTGGGTGAGTTCAAGGATGTGTTCGAAGCGGAGTTCTTGCCACCGTCGATCGACATCCGCCTGAAACCGGGATATCGCGATCCGGAATCGGTGAAGCAGGTCGCCGCTCGACTCAAAGCGTTGCCGATCGTCGACGACGTCCGGTTCGGCGAAGAGTGGATCGCGCAGCTTTACCGTTTGCGCAACATCGCCGGCGTCGCCGGCGTCGCGCTCGGGCTCGCGTTTGCCGCGGTCGCGGTGATCATCATCGGCTCGACGATCCGCATGGCGGTGCTCGCGCGCAGCCGCGAGATCTCGATCATGCGCCTCGTCGGAGCGACGGACGGCTACATCCGCCGGCCCTTTCTGATCGAAGGGTTCATGAAGGGGGTGCTTGGCGGTGCGCTGGCGTTGTGCCTAACGTGGCTCGCGATCTGGATCGTAGGCGCGTATCTCAACTTCCAGACCGTCTTCTTCGATCAAACGATCGCGATCGTCGGCCTGGCCGGCGGCGCGATGATGGGGTTCTTCGGGAGCGCCTTTTCGGTTGGCCGACATCTGCGGCGGGTGTAA
- the ftsE gene encoding cell division ATP-binding protein FtsE has protein sequence MIRFTKVTKEYPRLGAALSNASFSVAKGEFVFLTGPSGAGKSTILKLIYMEERPTSGEVRVGGMSSVTIRHREVPKLRRRLGIVFQDFRLLEDRTAEANVAFALEVTGAPRSAIGNKVARVLTQVGLASKATSYPRQLSGGEQQRVAIARALVNDPLLLVADEPTGNLDDRATRGVFQLLREINASGTAVIMATHNLELIRRSDCRTIELNHGQIVFDSAEAAQAAIERFAE, from the coding sequence ATGATTCGCTTCACCAAAGTCACCAAGGAATACCCACGCCTCGGCGCGGCGCTGAGCAACGCTTCATTCAGCGTGGCCAAGGGCGAGTTCGTGTTCCTCACCGGGCCGAGCGGCGCCGGGAAGAGCACGATTCTCAAGCTCATCTACATGGAAGAGCGCCCGACGAGCGGTGAAGTTCGCGTCGGCGGCATGAGCTCGGTGACGATTCGACATCGGGAAGTCCCAAAGCTCCGTCGGCGGCTCGGGATCGTCTTCCAGGATTTCCGTCTGCTGGAAGATCGAACCGCGGAAGCCAACGTCGCCTTTGCGCTCGAGGTCACCGGCGCTCCGCGCTCGGCGATCGGAAACAAAGTCGCCCGCGTCCTGACGCAGGTTGGGTTGGCATCGAAGGCGACGTCCTATCCGCGACAGCTCTCGGGTGGTGAGCAACAGCGCGTCGCGATTGCACGTGCGCTCGTCAACGATCCTCTCTTGCTGGTCGCGGACGAGCCGACGGGCAATCTCGACGACCGCGCAACCCGCGGCGTGTTTCAGCTCCTTCGCGAGATCAACGCCAGTGGAACGGCCGTCATCATGGCGACCCACAATCTCGAGCTGATTCGCCGCTCCGACTGCCGTACCATCGAGCTCAATCACGGTCAGATCGTGTTCGACTCTGCCGAAGCGGCGCAAGCCGCCATCGAGCGGTTCGCCGAATAA
- the lepA gene encoding translation elongation factor 4: protein MKLDHIRNFCIVAHIDHGKSTLADRLIEATGALQKREMKEQVLDTLDLERERGITIKLNAVRMTYTAKSGEAYELNLIDTPGHVDFTYEVSRSLAACEGAILVVDASQGIQAQTLSNLFLALDAGLEIIPVLNKIDLPGAEPERRKQEVHDLIGADPDDILLVSAKEGIGIDALLEAIVARVPAPTGDVNAPVRALIFDSYYDKYRGSIPSIRVVDGSIRPGQHIVFAAGSGQDYEVAEVGYLQLRQVPTDELGPGEVGYVVANVRSVKETRAGDTIMDAERRAESALPGYRDVHSMVFAGLYPTDTTQYETLRDALEKLQLNDASLHYEPETSTALGFGFRSGFLGLLHMEIVQERLEREFDLDLVTTVPSVEYHVFRTDGQEELIENPSMMPAAGVVDRVEEPFVKARIMAPAEYIGPIMTLGTERRGVYKNMTYLDTTRVEFDWEFPLAEIILDFFDRLKTISRGYASLDYEFLEYRTSDLVKLDMLINGDPVDAFSVIIHRDKAYDWGRKIADKLKELIPRQLFEVAIQAAIGNKVIARTTVKPLRKDVLAKCYGGDITRKRKLLEKQKEGKKRMKQVGSVEIPQEAFLAVLQVD, encoded by the coding sequence TTGAAGCTCGATCATATTCGCAACTTCTGCATCGTCGCGCACATCGATCACGGGAAGTCGACCCTGGCCGACCGTCTGATCGAGGCCACGGGCGCGCTGCAGAAGCGTGAAATGAAGGAGCAGGTGCTCGACACACTCGACCTCGAGCGCGAGCGCGGCATCACCATCAAGCTCAACGCCGTGCGGATGACGTATACGGCAAAGAGCGGCGAAGCCTACGAGCTGAACCTCATCGATACGCCCGGGCACGTCGACTTCACGTACGAGGTATCGCGCTCGCTCGCGGCATGCGAAGGCGCGATCCTCGTCGTCGACGCCTCACAAGGCATTCAGGCGCAGACGCTGTCGAACCTCTTTCTCGCGCTCGACGCCGGACTCGAGATCATTCCCGTCCTCAACAAGATCGATTTGCCGGGCGCGGAACCGGAGCGGCGCAAGCAAGAGGTGCACGATCTGATCGGCGCCGACCCCGACGACATTCTCCTCGTGAGTGCCAAGGAAGGAATCGGGATCGACGCCCTGCTCGAGGCGATCGTCGCCCGCGTTCCGGCGCCCACCGGGGACGTGAACGCGCCCGTGCGCGCGTTGATCTTCGACTCGTACTACGACAAGTATCGCGGTTCGATTCCGAGCATTCGCGTCGTCGATGGGTCGATCAGGCCGGGCCAGCACATCGTCTTTGCGGCCGGCTCGGGACAGGATTACGAAGTTGCTGAAGTCGGCTATCTGCAGCTGCGGCAGGTGCCGACGGACGAGCTCGGCCCCGGAGAAGTGGGATACGTGGTCGCCAACGTACGCTCGGTGAAGGAGACGCGTGCCGGCGACACGATCATGGACGCGGAGCGCCGTGCGGAAAGTGCGCTTCCGGGCTACCGGGATGTTCACTCGATGGTGTTCGCAGGACTCTACCCGACGGACACGACGCAGTACGAAACGCTCCGCGACGCGCTGGAGAAGTTGCAGCTCAACGATGCGTCGCTCCACTACGAGCCCGAGACATCGACCGCGTTAGGCTTCGGCTTTCGCTCCGGGTTCCTTGGCCTGCTGCACATGGAGATCGTGCAGGAGCGACTGGAGCGCGAGTTCGATCTCGATCTGGTGACGACGGTCCCGAGCGTGGAGTACCACGTTTTTCGGACCGACGGGCAGGAGGAGCTGATCGAGAATCCATCGATGATGCCGGCAGCGGGCGTCGTCGACCGCGTCGAGGAGCCGTTCGTCAAAGCGCGGATCATGGCGCCCGCCGAGTACATCGGGCCGATCATGACGTTGGGCACCGAGCGACGCGGCGTGTACAAGAACATGACCTATCTGGACACGACCCGGGTGGAATTCGATTGGGAGTTCCCCCTGGCCGAAATAATCCTGGACTTCTTCGATCGCCTGAAGACAATCAGTCGCGGCTACGCGAGTCTCGACTACGAATTTCTCGAGTATCGAACGAGCGATCTCGTGAAGCTCGACATGCTCATCAACGGCGATCCGGTTGACGCCTTCTCGGTCATCATCCATCGCGACAAGGCCTATGACTGGGGCCGGAAGATCGCCGACAAGCTGAAGGAGCTGATTCCGCGGCAACTCTTCGAGGTCGCGATCCAGGCCGCGATCGGCAACAAGGTGATCGCGCGAACGACCGTGAAGCCGCTCCGCAAAGACGTTCTCGCCAAGTGCTATGGGGGCGACATCACCCGCAAACGCAAACTGCTCGAGAAGCAGAAGGAAGGAAAAAAGCGGATGAAGCAGGTCGGCTCGGTCGAGATTCCCCAGGAGGCGTTCCTCGCGGTCTTGCAAGTGGATTGA
- a CDS encoding AI-2E family transporter produces the protein MTELARPTLGDRRRTERRTNQNLAELTLPEFRRMLVTTTLFVIVLVLFLWMVRTVIIATILGVVVAVYLRPVYLRILKGIPNKSASATITLLILIVPVIALLIYSYMEVADVATYVDAHRTEIAGKIDAALHRLPFMQNANTGESVERWVVIASNYGTSIPNAIRAALGTFAIAATIFVFTAFYFMIDAERIAAYLRSKIAPRYQELMASLEENVRGVLYGAIYSTFLTQAIKSVIILLMNLAFHVPLAGVLAILSFIIGFFPIVGSWSVYVPVACWLAIFRDAPGQAVVMLLIGFFVNTIYISTFLRPKIAAERSKVLNFYWMLVGLVTGVYTFGLVGILLGPIVIGLLKAILDTITTSANWRLLDADGDGLTDDASDSMP, from the coding sequence ATGACGGAACTCGCACGACCAACTCTCGGAGATCGCAGGCGCACCGAGCGCCGTACGAATCAGAATCTCGCCGAGCTGACGCTGCCGGAGTTCCGGCGCATGCTAGTGACGACGACGCTGTTCGTCATCGTCCTCGTGCTGTTCCTCTGGATGGTGCGCACCGTCATTATCGCGACCATCCTTGGCGTCGTGGTCGCCGTGTATCTGCGGCCGGTGTACCTGCGGATCCTCAAGGGCATTCCGAACAAGTCGGCGTCGGCGACGATCACGCTGCTCATTCTGATCGTTCCCGTCATCGCGTTGCTGATCTACAGCTACATGGAAGTCGCCGATGTCGCGACGTACGTCGACGCGCATCGAACCGAGATCGCCGGGAAGATCGATGCCGCGCTGCACCGTCTTCCGTTCATGCAGAACGCGAACACGGGCGAATCAGTCGAACGTTGGGTCGTCATCGCGTCGAACTACGGCACGAGCATACCTAACGCGATTCGCGCCGCACTCGGCACCTTCGCGATTGCCGCGACGATTTTCGTGTTTACGGCGTTCTACTTCATGATCGACGCCGAACGCATTGCCGCCTACCTGCGAAGCAAGATCGCACCGCGGTATCAGGAGCTGATGGCGTCGCTCGAGGAAAACGTGCGGGGCGTACTGTACGGCGCGATCTATTCGACTTTTCTGACACAGGCGATCAAGTCAGTAATCATTCTCTTGATGAACCTGGCCTTTCACGTTCCACTGGCCGGTGTCCTCGCGATTCTGTCTTTCATCATTGGCTTCTTCCCGATCGTCGGCTCGTGGAGCGTGTATGTTCCCGTCGCGTGCTGGCTGGCCATCTTCCGCGACGCCCCGGGCCAGGCGGTCGTCATGCTGTTGATCGGATTCTTCGTGAACACGATCTACATTTCGACCTTCCTCCGACCCAAGATCGCCGCCGAGCGATCGAAGGTCCTGAACTTCTACTGGATGTTGGTGGGTCTTGTGACGGGCGTGTATACGTTCGGGCTGGTGGGGATTCTACTGGGCCCAATCGTGATTGGCCTGCTCAAGGCCATCCTCGATACAATCACGACGAGCGCCAATTGGCGACTGTTGGACGCGGATGGTGACGGTCTTACCGACGATGCGTCTGACAGTATGCCATGA
- a CDS encoding ATP-binding protein, with protein sequence MTTVVNVPPSLDDHSFDEVLRQLTTVSSDTKVLLDARHVRWASPFGLTALLTLAQTRAEMPALAVPELEETASYWARAGFFRHAEELYELHGTYPKRAGAADSNVLLEITSVAKSEDVHDVVGRIQQKAQLMLRELNLDAKATVGFAMTLSEICQNIVEHAGRGGWVMVQTYRWTKRLGRRVVVIAVADAGVGFRQSLESAPGKERGDRWDDGAALEDAVIRGVSRFRDPGRGQGLAGVRRYLGRWDGKLAVRSGTARIAIVPNWDDDVALAKHLPPFPGAQVQVTIPERAPVQSSPHASARTKR encoded by the coding sequence GTGACGACCGTCGTCAACGTACCACCCTCGCTGGACGATCATTCGTTCGACGAAGTCCTGCGCCAGTTGACGACTGTTTCGAGTGACACGAAAGTGCTCCTCGATGCGCGTCATGTTCGCTGGGCATCGCCGTTCGGTCTCACCGCATTGCTCACGCTCGCGCAGACGCGTGCCGAGATGCCGGCTCTCGCTGTTCCAGAGCTCGAGGAGACGGCGTCATACTGGGCCCGCGCCGGATTCTTTCGCCACGCGGAAGAGTTGTACGAGCTTCACGGCACCTATCCGAAGCGCGCAGGCGCCGCCGACAGCAATGTGCTGCTCGAGATCACCAGTGTCGCGAAGAGCGAGGATGTACACGATGTCGTCGGTCGGATACAACAAAAAGCGCAATTGATGCTTCGTGAGCTCAATCTCGATGCGAAGGCGACCGTCGGCTTCGCGATGACCCTGTCGGAGATCTGTCAGAACATCGTCGAACACGCAGGACGCGGCGGCTGGGTAATGGTGCAGACTTATCGATGGACGAAGCGGCTCGGCCGACGCGTCGTCGTCATCGCCGTCGCCGACGCGGGCGTCGGCTTTCGCCAGTCTCTCGAGAGCGCGCCGGGCAAGGAGCGGGGGGATCGATGGGACGATGGGGCAGCGCTGGAGGACGCCGTCATTCGTGGTGTAAGCCGGTTTCGTGATCCCGGTCGCGGACAAGGCCTCGCCGGCGTGCGACGCTATCTCGGTCGCTGGGACGGCAAGCTTGCCGTTCGCAGCGGTACGGCTCGCATCGCTATAGTTCCGAACTGGGACGACGACGTAGCACTGGCCAAGCACTTGCCTCCCTTCCCCGGCGCCCAGGTTCAGGTCACGATTCCAGAGCGCGCACCAGTGCAATCCTCGCCGCACGCTTCTGCCCGAACCAAGCGATGA
- a CDS encoding molybdopterin dinucleotide binding domain-containing protein has product MADDTLNRPLRVARLMATSARDAERGPMVFMHPENARERLLIDGELVWVYGPRRHELATVRFDETVPFGDVVLRDVVGASPSEIVRVIKPDLDSRGRRGALA; this is encoded by the coding sequence GTGGCTGACGATACCCTCAATCGGCCCCTCCGCGTCGCGCGGCTCATGGCGACGAGTGCGCGGGATGCGGAGCGCGGACCGATGGTGTTCATGCATCCCGAGAATGCGCGTGAGCGTTTGCTCATCGACGGTGAGCTCGTGTGGGTGTACGGGCCGCGCCGGCACGAATTGGCGACCGTCCGCTTCGACGAGACGGTGCCCTTCGGCGACGTCGTGCTGCGGGACGTGGTCGGCGCGTCACCTTCCGAGATCGTACGCGTCATCAAACCAGACCTCGACAGCCGGGGGCGTCGCGGTGCCCTGGCGTAA
- a CDS encoding aminotransferase class I/II-fold pyridoxal phosphate-dependent enzyme, with protein MPSRRHRTLDLATLALHAGDDQHDADTPVVSPIYQSVNFNQEVGTAEGLRYPRYGNSPNAETVQRRVAALEGSEAAVLLASGQGATACALLALLRPGDHLLASAWIYGGTQRLFSQEFATLGIDVSLLDPTETRVWRRKMRKETRAIFLESPVNPTCRVLDLRPVSHFTQEEGIALVVDSTFASPVNLRPIEHGADVVIHSATKYLNGHHDVLGGIVCGTEAYIEEVRQKMTLWGQAPDPFASWLLERGLKTLDVRIRRHNENAMQIAQWCSERKEIKRVHYPGLPSHPDYEVARTLLDGFGGMMALELSGGARAAERFVRKLKLFRHAPSLGGVDSLVSEPRFTSHEHVEPEQRARAGVPDGFLRLSVGIESAVDLIADIEQALR; from the coding sequence ATGCCCAGCCGCCGACATCGCACGCTCGACCTCGCGACGCTCGCGCTGCACGCGGGCGACGACCAGCACGATGCCGATACGCCGGTCGTCTCGCCCATTTATCAATCGGTAAACTTCAATCAGGAAGTCGGGACCGCCGAGGGGTTGCGCTACCCTCGTTATGGCAATTCGCCGAACGCGGAGACCGTGCAGCGTCGGGTTGCCGCCCTCGAGGGTTCGGAGGCGGCAGTCCTGCTCGCCAGCGGACAAGGCGCAACGGCGTGCGCGCTGCTCGCGCTGCTGCGTCCCGGCGACCATCTCCTGGCGAGCGCGTGGATCTACGGCGGAACGCAACGCCTCTTCTCGCAGGAGTTCGCGACGCTCGGCATCGACGTCTCGCTCCTCGATCCCACCGAGACTCGCGTCTGGCGACGCAAGATGCGCAAGGAGACGCGCGCGATCTTTCTCGAGTCGCCGGTGAATCCCACGTGTCGCGTGCTCGACCTTCGCCCGGTGAGCCACTTCACACAGGAAGAAGGGATCGCGCTCGTCGTCGACTCGACATTTGCAAGCCCGGTGAATCTGCGACCGATCGAGCACGGCGCCGACGTCGTCATTCATTCGGCAACGAAGTATCTCAACGGCCACCACGACGTGTTAGGCGGCATCGTCTGTGGGACCGAGGCGTACATCGAAGAAGTCCGGCAGAAGATGACGCTCTGGGGCCAGGCGCCGGATCCGTTCGCCTCGTGGCTGCTCGAGCGCGGTCTCAAGACGCTCGACGTGCGTATTCGACGCCACAACGAGAACGCGATGCAGATCGCGCAGTGGTGCAGCGAACGCAAGGAAATCAAGCGCGTGCACTACCCAGGACTCCCATCACACCCTGATTACGAGGTCGCGCGCACGCTTCTTGATGGGTTCGGCGGCATGATGGCGCTCGAACTCTCTGGCGGAGCGCGCGCCGCCGAGCGGTTCGTGCGGAAGCTCAAGTTGTTCCGGCACGCCCCCAGTCTCGGCGGTGTGGACTCCCTCGTCTCGGAACCGCGTTTCACGTCACACGAGCACGTGGAGCCGGAACAGCGAGCGCGCGCCGGCGTGCCTGACGGATTTCTCCGTCTCAGCGTCGGCATCGAGTCGGCCGTAGACCTCATCGCCGATATCGAGCAGGCGCTTCGCTGA
- the waaF gene encoding lipopolysaccharide heptosyltransferase II, translating to METRANLVVQTSFLGDTVLTTPLLAYLGERAPVDVVVTPASAPLLANNPSIRDLIVYDKRDRDRGLGGFVRLARWLRANRYARAYLTQGSMRSAALVLAARIHERVGFATSAGKRLYTRRVPYIENEHHAMRLLRLATGDAKLTRTDTQPRLYPGGDERRAVDAFLTQRGWTGEPLIALAPGSVWATKRWPHYAELSGEIGGRLAIVGSAADRELAAEITRAAGPRAIDCTGSLSLLGSAELIGRARVLVTNDSSPLHLASAMGTPTVAIFGPTVPEFGFGPLAPRSIALGITTLACRPCDRHGPQRCPLGHWRCMREITPRRVADAVQELAASSPPFHPSPR from the coding sequence GTGGAGACTCGCGCGAATCTCGTCGTACAGACTTCCTTTCTCGGCGACACCGTCCTCACGACGCCGTTGCTTGCGTATCTCGGCGAGCGCGCGCCGGTCGACGTCGTCGTGACTCCCGCGTCAGCTCCGCTCCTGGCGAACAATCCGTCGATCCGTGACCTGATCGTCTACGACAAACGGGATCGCGATCGAGGCCTCGGCGGATTCGTTAGGCTTGCGCGGTGGCTACGTGCAAATCGTTATGCGCGCGCATACCTCACGCAGGGTTCGATGCGAAGCGCGGCACTGGTCCTGGCCGCGCGCATTCACGAGCGCGTCGGGTTCGCGACTTCCGCCGGGAAGCGGCTCTATACGAGGCGCGTGCCCTACATCGAGAACGAGCATCACGCCATGCGCCTCCTGCGATTGGCGACTGGCGACGCGAAGCTCACGCGAACCGATACTCAGCCACGACTCTATCCGGGAGGCGATGAAAGACGCGCCGTCGACGCGTTTCTGACCCAGCGTGGATGGACTGGCGAGCCGTTGATCGCGCTCGCGCCGGGAAGCGTCTGGGCGACGAAGCGCTGGCCACACTATGCGGAGCTTTCAGGCGAAATCGGCGGCCGTCTTGCAATTGTCGGATCCGCCGCGGATCGCGAGCTCGCGGCCGAGATCACTCGTGCAGCGGGACCGCGCGCGATCGATTGCACAGGGAGCTTGTCGCTGCTCGGGTCGGCGGAGCTGATCGGGCGAGCGCGCGTGCTCGTCACAAACGATTCATCTCCTCTCCACCTCGCGTCGGCCATGGGCACGCCGACGGTGGCGATCTTTGGCCCTACGGTCCCCGAGTTTGGCTTTGGACCGCTCGCGCCGCGATCGATAGCGCTCGGCATCACTACGCTGGCGTGCCGTCCGTGCGATCGCCACGGCCCGCAGCGCTGCCCACTGGGCCATTGGCGCTGCATGCGCGAGATTACGCCGCGCCGCGTCGCGGACGCGGTGCAGGAGCTCGCGGCGTCCTCGCCTCCTTTTCATCCGTCCCCCCGTTGA
- a CDS encoding ROK family protein, which produces MVTKKRHRYIVGVDLGGTNIVAGAMLEDGSEHYGMRSIATSPELGAEGVADRIVGLVEGVILDTIAQTDAHRRDFMGVGVGAPGPLDRERGVVIVAPNLGWRDFPLLDHITKHLGMPATLDNDANCATVGEWWQGAAKGGRNVVGMTIGTGIGGGLIIDGQLFHGSSDVAGEIGHTTIDLNGRHCKCGNYGCLEAYASGPAIATRAREILVREETASLLPSLVGGQLERVTAQTVYDAAKQGDAVANEIVRDTARYLGAGVANLLNTFNADVVVIAGGVTQAGDALFVPLQAEVRRRAFRPAVEAARIVPGALPGTAGVVGAVATFRMGKGLGLEA; this is translated from the coding sequence ATGGTGACCAAGAAACGACATCGCTACATCGTCGGCGTCGATCTCGGCGGAACGAACATCGTCGCGGGCGCGATGTTGGAGGACGGGTCGGAGCATTATGGCATGCGCTCGATCGCGACGTCGCCCGAACTGGGCGCCGAGGGCGTCGCCGATCGCATCGTTGGGCTCGTGGAGGGCGTGATTCTCGACACGATCGCGCAGACCGACGCACATCGCCGGGACTTCATGGGCGTCGGCGTGGGCGCGCCAGGTCCTCTCGATCGCGAGCGCGGCGTCGTCATCGTCGCGCCGAATCTCGGCTGGCGTGATTTCCCGTTACTCGATCACATCACGAAGCATCTCGGCATGCCGGCCACGCTCGACAACGACGCGAATTGCGCGACGGTCGGCGAGTGGTGGCAGGGCGCGGCGAAGGGCGGACGCAACGTGGTGGGAATGACGATCGGCACCGGCATCGGCGGTGGATTGATCATCGACGGCCAGCTCTTTCACGGCTCGTCGGACGTCGCCGGTGAAATTGGCCACACGACCATCGATCTGAACGGACGCCATTGCAAGTGCGGCAACTACGGCTGTCTCGAGGCGTACGCGTCCGGGCCGGCGATCGCGACGCGCGCGCGCGAGATTCTCGTGCGCGAAGAGACGGCATCGCTGCTGCCGAGTCTCGTCGGCGGCCAACTCGAGCGGGTGACGGCGCAAACGGTCTATGATGCCGCGAAGCAGGGCGACGCGGTCGCCAACGAGATCGTACGCGACACGGCGCGCTACCTCGGCGCGGGCGTTGCGAACTTGCTCAACACGTTCAACGCCGACGTCGTCGTCATCGCCGGCGGCGTGACGCAGGCGGGCGATGCGTTGTTCGTGCCGCTGCAAGCCGAGGTGCGTCGGCGCGCGTTCAGGCCCGCGGTCGAGGCGGCACGCATTGTCCCTGGCGCGCTTCCCGGAACGGCAGGCGTCGTCGGCGCGGTCGCGACGTTTCGCATGGGGAAAGGCCTCGGCCTCGAGGCTTGA